From a region of the bacterium genome:
- the glmS gene encoding glutamine--fructose-6-phosphate transaminase (isomerizing), with the protein MCGIVGITGDKQVAPILIEGLKRLEYRGYDSAGIAVINDGLRVVKQQGKIKALEIEAANHDLSGLCGIAHTRWATHGAPNRINAHPHQDDDGRLALVHNGIIENYTVLKTQLVKQGHVFKSETDTEVLAHLISHHYHGNLEEAVQKALSLAEGTYGIAVMHADEPGKIVGARKGSPLVVGVGQGTNYLASDVAAILGETRQVIYLDDGELAVLTPHDVRVLGIRNELLTKEIQEITWDLDRIQKGGYPHFMLKEIHEQPETIVDAFRGRILPDSGDVKLSGLRLTDWELRNVRRIIILACGTSFHAGLLGEYLIEEHAGIPVEVEYASEFRYRSPVIEPGTLCLTISQSGETIDTLEAMREAKRRGAKVLGITNVVGSTIARETDGGIYIHAGPEIGVASTKAFTSQVTILVLLTIMLGRRHTISSERGMRLLEDLQRIPEKIRQILARDEEIREIAAVYKDHSNFLYLGRGYNFPIALEGALKLKEISYIHAEGYPAAEMKHGPIALIDPDMPVVVICTRDGSYQKIKGNVQEVKARSGKVISIVTEDEEEIAAMSDHVIRIPASSELLSPLLAVVPLQLLAYHIAVMRGCNVDQPRNLAKSVTVE; encoded by the coding sequence ATGTGCGGGATCGTCGGCATCACGGGCGACAAGCAGGTCGCGCCCATCCTGATCGAGGGCCTCAAGCGGCTGGAGTACCGCGGCTACGACAGCGCGGGCATCGCGGTGATCAACGACGGCCTGCGCGTCGTCAAGCAGCAGGGCAAGATCAAGGCGCTCGAGATCGAGGCGGCCAACCACGACCTCAGCGGCCTGTGCGGCATCGCCCACACCCGTTGGGCGACGCACGGCGCGCCGAACCGCATCAACGCGCACCCGCACCAGGACGACGACGGCCGCCTGGCCCTGGTCCACAACGGCATCATCGAGAACTACACGGTGCTCAAGACGCAGCTGGTCAAGCAGGGCCACGTCTTCAAGTCGGAGACCGACACCGAGGTCCTGGCCCACCTCATCTCGCACCACTACCACGGGAACCTCGAGGAGGCGGTGCAGAAGGCCCTGTCGCTGGCCGAGGGGACCTACGGCATCGCGGTGATGCACGCGGACGAGCCGGGCAAGATCGTCGGCGCGCGCAAGGGCTCGCCGCTGGTGGTGGGCGTGGGGCAGGGCACCAACTACCTGGCCAGCGACGTGGCGGCGATCCTGGGCGAGACGCGCCAGGTCATCTACCTCGACGACGGCGAGCTCGCGGTGCTGACCCCGCACGACGTCCGCGTCCTGGGCATCCGCAACGAACTGCTGACCAAGGAGATCCAGGAGATCACCTGGGACCTCGACCGGATCCAGAAGGGCGGCTACCCGCACTTCATGCTCAAGGAGATCCACGAGCAGCCGGAGACCATCGTCGACGCCTTCCGCGGGCGCATCCTGCCCGACAGCGGCGACGTGAAGCTGTCGGGCCTGCGGCTCACGGACTGGGAGCTGCGCAACGTCCGCCGCATCATCATCCTGGCCTGCGGCACCAGCTTCCACGCCGGCCTGCTCGGCGAGTACCTCATCGAGGAGCACGCGGGCATCCCGGTGGAGGTGGAGTACGCGTCGGAGTTCCGCTACCGCTCGCCGGTGATCGAGCCCGGCACCCTCTGCCTGACGATCAGCCAGAGCGGGGAGACCATCGACACGCTCGAGGCCATGCGCGAGGCGAAGCGGCGCGGCGCCAAGGTGCTGGGCATCACCAACGTCGTGGGCTCGACGATCGCGCGCGAGACCGACGGCGGCATCTACATCCACGCCGGGCCCGAGATCGGCGTCGCCTCGACCAAGGCGTTCACCAGCCAGGTGACGATCCTGGTGCTGCTGACGATCATGCTCGGCCGCCGCCACACGATCTCCAGCGAGCGGGGCATGCGCCTGCTCGAGGACCTGCAGCGCATCCCGGAGAAGATCCGGCAGATCCTGGCCCGCGACGAGGAGATCCGCGAGATCGCCGCCGTCTACAAGGACCACAGCAACTTCCTGTACCTCGGCCGCGGCTACAACTTCCCGATCGCGCTCGAGGGCGCCCTGAAGCTGAAGGAGATCAGCTACATCCACGCCGAGGGCTACCCCGCCGCCGAGATGAAGCACGGGCCCATCGCGCTGATCGACCCCGACATGCCGGTGGTCGTGATCTGCACGCGCGACGGCAGCTACCAGAAGATCAAGGGCAACGTGCAGGAGGTGAAGGCCCGCTCGGGCAAGGTGATCAGCATCGTCACCGAGGACGAGGAGGAGATCGCCGCCATGAGCGACCACGTCATCCGCATCCCCGCCTCCTCGGAGCTCCTGTCGCCGCTGCTGGCCGTCGTGCCCCTGCAGCTGCTGGCCTACCACATCGCCGTCATGCGTGGCTGCAACGTCGACCAGCCGCGCAATCTCGCCAAGAGCGTCACCGTCGAGTGA
- a CDS encoding RidA family protein produces the protein MSRKVLASSQAPAAVGPYSQGVAAAGLVFTAGQIGLDPATGKFVPGGVVEQARRALDNARAVVEAGGATLADVVKVTVFLADMGDFAAFNEVYREFFTADFPARSAVGVAALPVGALVEVEMIAATR, from the coding sequence ATGTCGCGCAAGGTGCTCGCGTCGTCCCAGGCCCCGGCCGCCGTCGGTCCCTACAGCCAGGGAGTCGCCGCCGCCGGGCTCGTGTTCACGGCCGGCCAGATCGGCCTCGACCCCGCCACGGGCAAGTTCGTCCCCGGCGGCGTGGTCGAGCAGGCCCGCCGGGCCCTGGACAACGCGCGGGCCGTGGTCGAGGCCGGCGGCGCCACGCTGGCCGACGTCGTGAAGGTCACCGTGTTCCTGGCGGACATGGGCGACTTCGCGGCGTTCAACGAGGTCTACCGGGAGTTCTTCACCGCCGACTTCCCCGCCCGTTCCGCCGTCGGTGTCGCCGCCCTGCCGGTCGGCGCGCTGGTCGAGGTGGAGATGATCGCGGCGACGCGCTGA
- a CDS encoding YegS/Rv2252/BmrU family lipid kinase: METAALILNPVAGPRRGRLAPAAAAALLRGAGVEPEILVTARAHEATDLAARAAERHPWVAVAGGDGTVSEVVRGLAGTPATLVVLPTGSGNDFARGLGIADALAGAGAIRDGRTRAVDVAEFAGRVFVNSCGLLLDGEVALAAAAVDRRWGRLRYPLATLGPLARCRPARVRWTLRDADGATTLEGDWMLAEIGNGPRCGGGFLLTPDADPGDGLLDLCLVPALRRRDLVRLLPRGIRGTHVDDPRVTMRRITGATVEFAAPAAAHWDGEAGRLPAGGHELRLLPHGVLVRVPARTRGRGRGGEGR; encoded by the coding sequence ATGGAGACGGCGGCGCTGATCCTCAACCCCGTGGCGGGCCCCCGCCGCGGGCGCCTCGCCCCGGCCGCCGCAGCGGCCCTACTGCGCGGGGCGGGCGTCGAGCCCGAGATCCTGGTCACCGCCCGCGCCCACGAGGCGACCGACCTGGCCGCCCGGGCGGCGGAGCGGCACCCCTGGGTCGCGGTCGCCGGCGGCGACGGCACCGTCAGCGAGGTCGTCCGCGGCCTGGCCGGAACGCCCGCCACGCTGGTGGTGTTGCCGACCGGCAGCGGCAACGACTTCGCCCGCGGGCTGGGCATCGCCGACGCGCTCGCGGGCGCGGGCGCGATCCGCGACGGTCGCACCCGCGCGGTCGACGTCGCGGAGTTCGCCGGCCGCGTGTTCGTGAACTCGTGCGGCCTGCTGCTGGACGGAGAGGTCGCCCTGGCGGCGGCCGCCGTGGACCGGCGCTGGGGCCGGCTGCGCTACCCGCTGGCGACCCTGGGGCCGCTGGCCCGCTGCCGTCCCGCCCGCGTCCGCTGGACGCTGCGCGACGCGGACGGCGCGACGACGCTCGAGGGGGACTGGATGCTGGCCGAGATCGGCAACGGCCCGCGCTGCGGCGGCGGCTTCCTGCTGACGCCGGACGCCGACCCGGGCGACGGCCTGCTCGACCTCTGCCTCGTGCCAGCCCTGCGGCGCCGCGACCTCGTCAGGCTGCTGCCGCGCGGGATCCGCGGCACCCACGTCGACGACCCGCGGGTGACGATGCGGCGGATCACCGGCGCGACCGTCGAATTCGCGGCGCCGGCCGCGGCGCACTGGGACGGGGAAGCCGGGCGCCTGCCCGCCGGCGGTCACGAACTGCGCCTGCTGCCGCACGGCGTGCTGGTCCGCGTGCCGGCCCGAACGCGGGGCCGCGGACGCGGCGGGGAGGGACGATGA
- a CDS encoding DUF5683 domain-containing protein, which translates to MKPAAVLVVVAAALACGSGRAVADAAPLAAAAASADSAAAVVAAPVEATTDSTIAPVVHAAPAIREFRLASPVNPTLATVMSPVFPGWGQLYADNGWRGVLAFGAEMFYWSRLLMYDRKAERLLDWRDATDNDAVRDFYWAQAEEYRELARDNAWWSAGAMFIMALDAYVGAHLHRFEHDPVPVPSNWDPGDVPQPIELPEAGRPAGAATLGWSATF; encoded by the coding sequence ATGAAACCGGCGGCGGTCCTGGTCGTGGTCGCGGCGGCCCTGGCGTGCGGTTCCGGCCGCGCCGTCGCGGATGCGGCGCCGCTCGCCGCTGCCGCGGCGAGCGCCGACAGCGCCGCGGCGGTGGTCGCCGCGCCGGTCGAAGCGACGACCGACTCGACGATCGCGCCCGTCGTCCACGCGGCGCCCGCGATCAGGGAATTCCGCCTCGCCTCGCCGGTCAACCCGACCCTGGCGACGGTGATGTCGCCGGTCTTCCCCGGCTGGGGGCAGCTCTACGCGGACAACGGCTGGCGCGGGGTGCTGGCCTTCGGCGCGGAGATGTTCTACTGGTCGCGCCTGCTGATGTACGACCGCAAGGCCGAGCGCCTGCTGGACTGGCGGGACGCGACGGACAACGATGCGGTGCGGGACTTCTACTGGGCGCAGGCCGAGGAGTACCGCGAGCTGGCCCGCGACAACGCCTGGTGGTCGGCGGGCGCGATGTTCATCATGGCGCTCGACGCCTACGTCGGCGCCCACCTGCACCGGTTCGAGCACGATCCGGTGCCCGTTCCCTCGAACTGGGATCCGGGCGACGTCCCCCAGCCGATCGAGCTGCCCGAAGCGGGCCGCCCGGCGGGGGCCGCGACCCTGGGCTGGTCCGCCACGTTCTGA
- the lepA gene encoding translation elongation factor 4: MTEMERTRNFCIIAHIDHGKSTLADRLLEYTGTLKGKDLKAQVLDSMDLEQERGITIKSHPIRMTYTAAGVSYVLNLIDTPGHVDFNYEVSRSLAACEGALLVVDAVQGVQAQTINNLYLAVEHGLTILPVINKIDLAAARPEYVADQLGDLIGCQRSEVMMVSAKSGAGIDELLAAIIAQVPPPAGDPEAPVKALIFDSLFDPYVGAVAYLRVMEGTLRKGDKVKLMRQDRVHDIGEIGWFRLQRVPRQHLSAGEVGYIATGAKDVRHIRVGDTVTLAERPCAEPLAGYAEAKPMVFSGFYPTDNDAYNELKDALQKLQLNDASLTWEPEKSAALGFGFRCGFLGLLHMEIVQERLEREYDLNLIATLPNVEYEVDTKDGRTLLVENPALMPSPHDTLQIREPIVRATVITPKEFIGNVIQITLERRGVQKKMEYIDTERVTLEFDLPLNELVVDYYDKLKSVTKGYASLDYEYLAHRPGDLIRLDLLINGDPVDALACIVHRDGAYNWGLELCRKLKELIPRQMFQVAIQASIGTRVVARTTVKPFRKNVTAKCYGGDISRKRKLLEKQKEGKRRMKQVGAVEIPQEAFMALLKVER, encoded by the coding sequence ATGACCGAGATGGAACGCACGCGCAACTTCTGCATCATCGCCCACATCGACCACGGCAAGTCGACGCTGGCCGACCGTCTGCTCGAGTACACGGGCACGCTCAAGGGCAAGGACCTCAAGGCCCAGGTGCTGGACTCCATGGACCTCGAGCAGGAGCGCGGCATCACCATCAAGAGCCACCCGATCCGCATGACCTACACGGCCGCGGGCGTGTCCTACGTCCTGAACCTCATCGACACCCCGGGCCACGTCGACTTCAACTACGAGGTCTCGCGCAGCCTCGCCGCCTGCGAGGGGGCCCTGCTCGTCGTCGACGCCGTGCAGGGCGTCCAGGCGCAGACCATCAACAACCTCTACCTGGCCGTCGAGCACGGGCTGACGATCCTGCCGGTGATCAACAAGATCGACCTGGCGGCGGCGCGCCCGGAGTACGTGGCCGACCAGCTGGGCGACCTGATCGGCTGCCAGCGCTCCGAGGTGATGATGGTCAGCGCCAAATCCGGCGCGGGCATCGACGAGCTGCTGGCGGCGATCATCGCGCAGGTGCCGCCGCCGGCCGGCGACCCCGAGGCGCCGGTCAAGGCGCTGATCTTCGACTCGCTGTTCGACCCCTACGTCGGCGCGGTCGCCTACCTGCGGGTCATGGAGGGCACGCTGCGCAAGGGGGACAAGGTCAAGCTGATGCGCCAGGACCGCGTCCACGACATCGGCGAGATCGGCTGGTTCCGGCTGCAGCGCGTGCCGCGCCAGCACCTGTCGGCGGGCGAGGTCGGCTACATCGCGACCGGGGCCAAGGACGTGCGCCACATCCGCGTCGGCGACACCGTGACCCTCGCCGAGCGGCCCTGCGCGGAGCCGCTGGCGGGCTACGCCGAGGCCAAGCCGATGGTCTTCAGCGGCTTCTACCCGACGGACAACGACGCCTACAACGAGCTGAAGGACGCGCTGCAGAAGCTGCAGCTCAACGACGCCTCGCTGACCTGGGAACCCGAGAAGAGCGCCGCGCTCGGTTTCGGCTTCCGCTGCGGCTTCCTGGGCCTGCTGCACATGGAGATCGTCCAGGAGCGCCTCGAGCGGGAGTACGACCTGAACCTGATCGCCACGCTCCCCAACGTGGAGTACGAGGTCGATACCAAGGACGGGCGCACCCTGCTGGTGGAGAACCCGGCGCTGATGCCGTCGCCGCACGACACGCTGCAGATCCGCGAGCCCATCGTGCGCGCCACCGTGATCACGCCCAAGGAGTTCATCGGCAACGTCATCCAGATCACGCTGGAGAGGCGCGGCGTGCAGAAGAAGATGGAGTACATCGACACCGAACGGGTGACCCTGGAGTTCGACCTGCCGCTCAACGAGCTGGTGGTCGACTACTACGACAAGTTGAAGTCGGTGACCAAGGGCTACGCCTCGCTCGACTACGAGTACCTGGCCCACCGCCCGGGCGACCTGATCCGGCTCGACCTGCTCATCAACGGCGACCCGGTCGACGCCCTGGCCTGCATCGTGCACCGCGACGGCGCCTACAACTGGGGCCTCGAGCTGTGCCGCAAGCTCAAGGAGCTGATCCCGCGCCAGATGTTCCAGGTGGCGATCCAGGCCTCGATCGGCACCCGCGTGGTGGCGCGCACGACCGTCAAGCCCTTCCGCAAGAACGTGACCGCCAAGTGCTACGGCGGCGACATCTCGCGCAAGCGGAAGCTGCTGGAGAAGCAGAAGGAAGGCAAACGCCGCATGAAGCAGGTGGGGGCCGTCGAGATCCCGCAGGAGGCGTTCATGGCCCTGCTCAAGGTCGAGCGCTAG
- the lepB gene encoding signal peptidase I: MQRSARTGFRHRLWADYVKPIGTAVLVALVIRQFVIQAFRIPSPSMVNTLLVGDFLFVNKYLYGAKTPERIRIPLVNWTLADDLPVLKLPALRAPRRGDIIVFEFPKDRTQDYIKRCVAVAGDRVEVRQGLLRVNGELYEDALDHPGRVTQVQSAGARSLPHTLHNAAADARAFGREYGLAEALRTEGLTPRRFVEMVEAAVAAGAGLDPAALAGDLAPLRAHIDGSGSLTVLEMSRHMGALHAAAAAAAAPFVVPSGTIFMMGDNRDNSYDSRGWGPLDLDLVKGKAIFIYWSWDAQRFMPRLARIGDLIR; encoded by the coding sequence ATGCAGAGATCGGCGCGCACCGGGTTCCGCCACCGCCTGTGGGCGGACTACGTCAAGCCGATCGGCACGGCCGTGCTGGTGGCGCTGGTGATCCGCCAGTTCGTGATCCAGGCGTTCCGGATCCCTTCGCCCTCCATGGTCAACACGCTGCTGGTCGGCGATTTCCTGTTCGTGAACAAGTACCTCTACGGCGCCAAGACGCCCGAGCGCATCCGCATCCCCCTGGTGAACTGGACGCTCGCGGACGACCTGCCCGTGCTGAAGCTGCCGGCGCTGCGGGCGCCGCGCCGCGGCGACATCATCGTCTTCGAGTTCCCCAAGGACCGCACGCAGGACTACATCAAGCGCTGCGTCGCCGTGGCCGGCGACCGGGTCGAGGTCCGCCAGGGGCTGCTGCGGGTCAACGGCGAGCTCTACGAGGACGCGCTCGACCATCCCGGCCGCGTGACCCAGGTGCAGTCCGCCGGCGCGCGCAGCCTCCCGCACACCCTGCACAACGCGGCCGCGGACGCGCGGGCCTTCGGGCGCGAGTACGGTCTGGCCGAGGCGCTGCGCACCGAGGGCCTCACGCCGCGCCGCTTCGTCGAGATGGTCGAAGCGGCCGTCGCCGCCGGCGCCGGACTCGACCCGGCCGCGCTGGCCGGCGACCTCGCGCCGCTGCGCGCCCACATCGACGGCAGCGGCTCGCTGACCGTCCTGGAGATGAGCCGCCACATGGGCGCGCTGCACGCCGCCGCGGCCGCCGCGGCCGCGCCGTTCGTGGTGCCGTCCGGGACGATCTTCATGATGGGCGACAACCGCGACAACAGCTACGACAGCCGCGGCTGGGGGCCGCTCGACCTGGACCTGGTCAAGGGCAAGGCCATCTTCATCTACTGGTCCTGGGACGCGCAGCGATTCATGCCACGGCTCGCCCGGATCGGCGACCTGATCCGGTGA